Proteins from a single region of Macrotis lagotis isolate mMagLag1 chromosome 2, bilby.v1.9.chrom.fasta, whole genome shotgun sequence:
- the LOC141512169 gene encoding olfactory receptor 5A2-like, producing the protein MPSNETTNTKFILLPFTSSLYIHYGLVFIILLMYILTLTGNLLIKEVTKMDSHLHTPMYFLVNLSIFDIFYSSLVALKLVQILLAKDKTISFSGCLTQMGATYFIDPSEAFILSSMAYDHYSAICNPLVYLIVMSKLFCVFLACGSYIHGVINSLLNTLPLLRLHFCGSHLIEHCSCELPVLLPLSCTDLFLNKMIFFMTMVLIGFGCFPPILFSYSRIISAILKITSASGRSKAFSTCSSHVIVVILFFVTGVG; encoded by the coding sequence ATGCCGAGTAATGAGACCACAAATACAAAATTCATTCTTCTACCATTTACCAGCAGCCTCTACATCCATTATGGTCTTGTCTTCATCATTTTATTGATGTATATCCTCACTTTGACTGGGAACCTTTTGATAAAGGAAGTCACCAAGATGGATTCTCACCTGCACACACCCATGTACTTCTTGGTGAATTTAtccatttttgatattttttattcctCACTCGTGGCACTGAAGTTGGTTCAAATACTCCTAGCCAAGGACAAAACCATCTCTTTCAGTGGATGCCTGACACAGATGGGTGCAACATATTTCATTGATCCGTCTGAAGCCTTTATCCTCTCTTCCATGGCCTATGACCACTACTCAGCCATCTGTAACCCTCTGGTTTATCTGATTGTCATGAGCAAACTATTTTGTGTCTTTCTTGCCTGTGGATCTTATATACATGGGGTTATCAACTCCTTGCTCAACACTCTGCCTTTGTTGAGGCTACACTTCTGTGGCTCCCACCTCATTGAACATTGTAGTTGTGAGTTGCCTGTGCTCTTACCTCTTTCCTGCACTGATCTTTTCCTTAATAAGATGATATTTTTCATGACAATGGTCCTCATTGGCTTTGGCTGTTTCCCTCCCATTCTGTTTTCTTATTCTAGAATTATCTCTGCCATCCTGAAGATTACTTCAGCCTCAGGTAGGAGCAAAGCCTTTTCTACCTGCTCCTCTCATGTGATTGTTGTGATCTTGTTCTTTGTGACAGGTGTGGGCTGA
- the LOC141512171 gene encoding olfactory receptor 5BS1-like, with translation MPSNQTTDTKFILLPFPSSLHIHYVLVFIFLLMYLLTLTGNLLIMAVIKMDSHLHTPMYFFLVNLSIFDIFYSSVMAPKLIQILLAKDNTISFSGCLIQIGLIYFIGSSEAFILSAMAYDRYSAICNPLGYLMVMSKRFCVFLACGSYILGVINSLLNTLPLLRLHFCGSHLIHHYSCELPVLLPLSCTDLFLNKMILFMTMFLIGFGCFLPILFSYARIISAILKINSASGRSKAFSTCSSHVMVVILFFVTGVGLYISPATGSILEQVISLQYSMVTPLLNPIIYSLKNVEVKIAIRKMWEKRIILSSTY, from the coding sequence ATGCCAAGCAATCAGACCACAGATACAAAATTCATTCTTCTACCATTTCCCAGCAGCCTCCACATCCATTATGTTCTTGTCTTCATCTTCTTATTGATGTACCTCCTCACTTTGACTGGGAACCTTTTGATAATGGCAGTCATCAAGATGGATTCTCACCTGCACACACCTATGTACTTCTTCTTGGTGAATTTAtccatttttgatattttttattcttcagtCATGGCACCAAAATTGATTCAAATACTCCTAGCCAAGGACAACACCATCTCTTTCAGTGGATGCCTCATACAGATTGGTTTAATATATTTCATTGGTTCATCTGAAGCCTTTATCCTCTCAGCCATGGCCTATGACCGCTACTCAGCCATCTGCAACCCTCTGGGTTATCTGATGGTGATGAGCAAACGATTCTGTGTCTTTCTGGCCTGTGGATCATATATACTTGGAGTCATCAATTCCTTGCTCAACACTCTGCCTTTGTTGAGGCTACACTTCTGTGGCTCCCACCTCATTCACCACTATAGTTGTGAGTTGCCTGTGCTCTTACCTCTTTCCTGCACTGATCTCTTCCTTAACAAGATGATATTATTCATGACGATGTTCCTCATTGGCTTTGGCTGTTTCCTCCCCATTCTGTTTTCTTATGCTAGAATTATCTCTGCCATCCTGAAGATCAATTCAGCCTCAGGTAGAAGCAAAGCCTTTTCTACCTGCTCCTCCCATGTGATGGTTGTGATTCTGTTCTTTGTGACAGGTGTGGGCCTATATATAAGCCCTGCTACAGGCTCTATCCTGGAGCAAGTTATCTCTCTACAGTACAGCATGGTGACACCACTACTGAACCCCATTATCTACAGTCTGAAGAATGTGGAAGTCAAAATAGCCATaaggaaaatgtgggaaaagaGGATTATTCTCTCCAGCACCTATTGA